Below is a window of Limibacillus halophilus DNA.
TTGTCCGGGCCACACGAACATGCAATTGTCTGACGCGTGAACCGATGAGCTGCATTGCGAACAACAAACATCAAGAGAGTCGGAAATGAACCGCCCCACCCGTTTTCTCGTCCGCATGGTTATCTTCTTGCTTTTGGTCGGTGGCGCCGGTGCGGCCCTCTATCCCAGGCTATCAGGCGCATTCGGAGCCAACGTTGTGCTCAATGGCCTGATCCTTTTCGTGTTGGCGCTTGGCATCATCTTTATCTTTCGCAATGTTTTGATGCTCTTTCCCGAGATCAGCTTCGTTGAAAAGCTTCAGCAGGAAGGCCGCGATGGCCCGAATCTCGTGATGCCAGGTAGCGTAACCTCCGAACGCGCACCGCATTTGCTCGGACCGATGGTTACAATGATGGGCGAGCGCAAGGGGCGCCTCACCCTGTCGGCCATGACGTTGCGCACGCTACTGGATGGCATTGCCAGCCGCATAGAGGAAGTCCACGAAATTTCCCGCTACCTAATCGGCTTGCTGGTCTTTTTGGGCTTGCTGGGGACTTTCTGGGGCTTGCTTGAAACGGTCGGCGCCGTCGGAGAAACAATCCAGAATTTGAGCGTCGAGGGAGGCGATGCAGCTGGCCTGTTCCAGGATTTGAAAAGCGGACTTGCAACGCCGCTATCAGGTATGGGTACGGCGTTCAGTTCCTCCCTTTTTGGCCTCGCCGGTTCCCTGGTTCTGGGCTTCCTGGAGCTACAGGCAAGCCAAGCTCACAACCGCTTCGTCAATGACCTGGAAGAATGGCTGTCCGGATTGACCAAACTTGGCGGCGGCGGCCCGATCGGCGACGGCGAGCATTCCGTTCCCGCTTACATCCAGGCCTTGCTGGAGCAGACCGCCGATTCCCTGGACAATCTGCAACGCATCATGGCACGCGGTGAAGAAAACCGTGTCTCACTGGATCGGGACTTGGCGTTGTTGGCCGAGCGCATGCAACAGATCACCGATCAAATGCGCGGCGAGCAACAGGTGCTTAAGTCGCTGCTGGAAACCCAACATCAACTGCGCCCGGTTTTGCAACGTCTGGCCGAAGCCGATCTGGCGGGCGGTGGCATGGATGACGCCACACGCGACCACATACGCTCCATGGATTACCGCTTGGAACGTATTGCCGGGGAAATCGGCAAGGGACGCGGCGAGATCGTTCAAGAGATGCGCAACGAGATTCGGCTTTTGGCCCGCACGATAGCGGCCCTGGCCGAGGATCCAGAGCGCTAGGCCCATGTATAATCTTCGACGTGGCGGCGGTCGACGCGCGGTCAACATCTGGCCCGGTTTCGTGGATGCCCTGGCGACACTGCTGCTCGTTATCATATTTGTGCTGTTGGTCTTCGTGGTCGCTCAATTTTATCTCTCGACGGCCCTGTCGGGACGTGAACAAGCGCTCAAACGGCTACAGTCGGAGATACTGGAACTAACCGAGATGCTGTCGCTGGAACGCTCGGCCAACGCGGATCTTCGGGTCAATGTGGCGCAGCTATCCTCGGAGCTGCAAAGCTCCCTGAAAGCACGCGACAGCCTGACAAACCAGCTAGCGGCGCTTGCAGGAGAACGCGACGACTTGCGCGGCAAGCTCCAAGCGTCCGAGCAACGCATTGTGATCCTGGACGCCGAAACCGCCAAACTACAGGACCAGAATCGCGACCTGCAGGCTGACATCGACGCCCGAATCGCCATTTCCGCCGAGCTCTCGCAAAAGCTCGAAGATGCCTACAAGACGATTGAGGCCGACAGGGAAAAGATTGAGGTTCAGATCACCGAGCTGGCGACGCTCCGGGAATTGCGCGATTCCCTGCGCCAGGAAGTTGCCGGACTGCAAGCAACGCTGGAATCGCGTCAGGCGGCAACAGAAGAACTGCGCCAGGAGCTGGAACAAGCCTACGCGGCCATCGATGCGAGCGAACGCAAGGTTTCGCTACAGGTCGAAGAACTTGCCATTCTGCGAGACCTGCGTGACCAGCTTCAACGCGAGGTCGCCGCGCTCGACGCCAAGATCGAGGCCGCCCGAACTGCCCAGGAAGATGCCGACCGTGATTTGGAAACCTTGCGTGACCAGCTTGTCTCCACGACCAGCGCTTTGGGGCAGCAGGTGGAAATGACCGAGGAAGCCAAGGCGCAAATTCGCCTGATGAACCAGCAGCTGGCTGCCCTGCGCCGTCAACTTGCCAGCCTGAATGCGGCCTTGGAGGCTTCCGAAGCCCTCAACCGCGAACAGGAGGTGCAGATCGTCGATCTGGGGCAACGCCTCAATGCAGCGCTTGCTACAAAGGTTCAAGAACTCGCCCGCTATCGATCGGAGTTCTTCGGCCGTCTGCGTGAAGCGTTGGGCGATCGACCGGATATCAGGATCGTCGGCGATCGTTTTGTGTTGCAATCAGAGGTGCTCTTCAATACCGCCGAGGCCGAGATCGGCGAAGATGGTCGCGCACAACTGCATCAGCTCGCCGAGACATTAAAAGAGATCGCAGCTCAGATTCCCGCCGATCTTGAATGGATTCTGCGGGTTGACGGGCACACCGACCGGCGGCCGATTGCCACACCGGAGTTTCCCTCGAATTGGGAGCTTTCAACGGCGCGTGCCCTGTCGGTCGTCAAATTCCTGGTTGCCGAGGGCATTGCGCCCGAGCGCCTCGCGGCCACCGGATTTGGACCCTACCAGCCACTCGCAACCGGCGATAACGAACTCGCACTCAGCCGGAACCGGCGGATAGAGTTCAAGCTGACTGAGCGCTAAGGCCCCTTTTGCGGCACGAGATGGGCTGCCATGTCGTGATTGAGCTTGCCTTTATTGTGGATATGCCTAACTAGGGCGGATGCGCCCGACAACCATAGACTCCTCGACCTCCTCCGACGGTCACTGGAAAACCCTGCGGCAGTTATTGCCTTATCTCTGGCAAGCAGATTCCCGCGGTTTGAAGCTGCGCGTGGTGATGGCGCTTAGCTTGCTTGTCGCTGCTAAGCTGACGAACATTTACGTGCCGCTGATCCTCAGGAATGCGGTCGACAGCCTCTCTGCACCGGACGCCAGCCTAATCGTAGCGCCGGTCGGTTTACTTCTCGCCTACGGCGGCGCGCGAGTCGGCGCATTGGCGTTCGGCGAATTGCGCGACGCGCTTTTCGCCCGCGTTGCACAGAACGCAATCCGTCAAGTCGCCCTAAAAACCTTCAGGCACTTACATGCCTTGTCACTGCGGTTTCACCTTGAACGCCAGACCGGCGGCCTGACACGCGCCATTGATCGTGGCGTCAAAGGTATCGAGTTCCTGCTCTTCTTCGTCCTGTTCAACGTTCTGCCGACACTGTTGGAGGTCGGGCTTGTAGCGGGCTTGCTATGGTGGCTTCTCGACTGGCGCTTCGCGGCCGTGACGTTGCTCACCATCGTTGGATACGTCGTTCTAACCTTCAAGATCACGGAATGGCGCATTGGCCTGCGCCGTGCCATGAACGACGCCGACAACGTTGCCAATACACGCGCCGTCGACAGCCTTCTGAACTATGAGACGGTCAAGTACTTCGGCAACGAGGAGCACGAAGCCCGGCGATTCGATAAAGGGCTACTGGCTTACGAGAAAGCTGCGATTCGCAGCCGCACCAGTTTGTCGCTCCTCAACGTCGGGCAAAGCCTCATCATTTCGCTTGGCATCACTGTCATGATGATCCTGGCCGCCGTAGGTGTCGCGGACGGGTCACTCTCGTTGGGCGACTTCGTCATGGTCAACGCATACCTCTTGCAATTGGCGATGCCGCTCAATTTCCTGGGCACCGTTTATCGCGAAATCAAGCAGTCCCTGGTCGATCTGGAGATGCTCTTTCGCCTTGGCGCGGAGGAAGCCGAAATCAAGGATCGCCCCGGCGCCGAGGAACTGGTCGTTCAAGGCGGCACCGTGGTTTTCGAGGACGTGCGTTTCAACTACGACCAGCGCCGCAAAGTCCTGAAGGGCATCTCCTTTACCGTCCCTGCCGGAAAACGAACCGCCATCGTGGGGCCGAGCGGCGCAGGAAAGTCCACGATCTCTCGGCTGCTGTTCCGCTTTTATGAGCCCGACAGCGGCCGGATTCTCATCGACGGCCAGGATATTGGCACCGTCACCCAAAGCAGCCTGCGCGCCGCTATCGGCATCGTACCCCAGGATACCGTCCTGTTTAATGATACGATATACTATAACATTTCCTATGGCCGCCCCAACGCACCCAGCGAGGATGTCGAGGAGGCAGCCAAGTTAGCGCGCATCCACGATTTCGTGTCGCAACTCCCCGACGGCTATGACACCGCCGTGGGCGAGCGCGGGCTAAAGCTCTCCGGTGGAGAGAAGCAACGTGTCGCCATCGCACGAGCTCTGTTGAAGCGTCCGGCGATCTTCCTGTTCGACGAGGCCACCTCTTCGCTGGATACCGCAACCGAACGTGACATCCAACGATCACTCTCCGATGTATCACGCGACCGCACGACGCTGGTCATTGCCCACCGTTTGTCGACGGTGATAGATGCGGACGAAATCATCGTCCTGCGAGATGGCGAAATCGCAGAGCGGGGCCGCCATGCCGAATTGCTGTCGCAGCGCGGTGTCTATGCCGAGATGTGGGCTCGTCAGCAAAGCGGTGAGGAAGAGGATCGCGGACTTTCCATTCGCAAGGCTTCCGAGATGATGGCGAAGCCGGAAAGCACAGGTTAACCTTGCTCCCGCCATGGCACAGACGAATCGGATAGACATCTTCTTGCCGCAGCCGGTCGCGGAGCAACGCCTATGAACGCCCCGGAATCCCTATTGAATCAAGCCAGGAACGGTGATCGTCGCGCATTGGGCCGCGCCATCACCTTGATCGAGTCTACACGGCGCGATCACCGGGAGCAGGCGCGGCGCTTGTTGGAAGCCGCCCTACCGGAGAGTGGCAAGGCGATCCGCCTTGGTATCACCGGTACGCCCGGCGTTGGGAAGTCGACCTTCATCGAGACCTTCGGCCTTCATCTCCTGGAGGCCGGGCGCCGTGTTGCTGTGGTCGCGGTCGACCCCTCCTCCAAGCGGGGCGGCGGCTCGATCCTGGGCGACAAGACACGCATGCCCGAGTTGTCGCGGAGCCTTGATGCCTTCATCCGTCCCTCCCCCACCGCTGGTACGCTGGGCGGCGTTGCACGCCGTACCCGCGAGACAATGTTGCTGCTGGAGTCGGTGGGTTACGACGTGGTCATCGTCGAGACCGTAGGCGTCGGTCAATCCGAGACAGCCGTGGCTGAAATGGTCGACATGTTCCTGTTGTTGCTCTCCCCTGCTGGCGGAGACGAGCTCCAGGGCATCAAGAAGGGCGTGGTTGAGCTGGCCGATCTCTTCCTCATCAACAAAGCAGACGGCGATCTGGAGAAGGCTGCCCAGCGCGCAGCTGCGGAATATCGTCACGCCTTGGGACTCCTAAAGCCCAGCTACAAGGACTGGCAGCCGAAGGTTCAGCTATGCTCGGCCCTTACAGGCGCGGGCATCAGCAAAGTTTGGGAAACGGTCACCGCATTTCATGAATCTTTGGCGCCGAGCGGTGCGCTTAAGGATAGACGCGCCGCACAAGCACAGGCTTGGTTCTGGCAAACCCTCGAAGAAGGATTGTTGCAGACTCTCAAGGACGATCCTGCCGTCAAAGCGGCCCTTCCCGCATTGGAAGGTGCGGTGCGTGACGGAACCACAACGCCGACACTGGCTGCCGAGGATCTGCTTGCTCGATTTTTGCGCAGATCCTGACCTTGGGACCGCTTTCAGCTTGACGCACAAGTGCCAAGACCGTAAAAAGCGGCCTCAATCGGGCGCTTCCCTAGCGAAGCGCTCGTAGAGTTTTAGGAAATTCGACGACTTCAAACGACCAGATAACGGGATTTAGAATCATGGCACGACGTTGCGCCTTCACCGGCAAGGGTGTGCAGACCGGCAACAATGTCAGTCACGCAAACAACAGGACCCGTCGCCGGTTCCTGCCGAACATGCAGGACGCCGCGCTCTATAGCGAGGTCCTCCGCAAGGCTGTCCGCGTGCGCCTGACGACCAGGGCGATTCGTACGATCGAGCATAATGGCGGCATCGACGCATTCCTGCTGTCGACCCCGAATTCCAAGCTTGGTCAGGATGCGCTCGTGCTGAAGCGGGCCATCGCCAAGGCGAGCGCCAAGCGCGAGGCAACCGCCGCCGCCTGAGGCCGCGACTGCTACATAGCCGATCAGACGAGCCCGCTACTCACTTGAGTTGCGGGCTCTCTTCTTTTCGTGAGCTTGTAGCCTCGCTCACAAATTCGTGAAGTCCATACCTTCCAAGCCTTCTCTCGCATAAGCTGCCATAATCGCCCCTTTGGGTTGTTGCCGCATAGTGTATGGAGGGTTCCATGGTCCCACTACAACGCCGTTCACTGCTCGCCGGTATCGCAAGTTTGCCGCTCGCCACAATCCTAGCCGATCCACGGTTGGCGCGGGCAGCAGCGGAGGAAACGCAAACAGTCACTATCACGACGCCCGGCGGCCATAAGGTTTCCGGGGCTCTTGCACTGCCGGAGGCCAAGCCGGCGCCCACCGTTCTGCTAATTCATGAATGGTGGGGTCTCAATGACCAAATCAAGACAATGGCCGTTGAATTCGCCAAGCAGGGATATGTCGCGCTGGCGGTCGATCTGTACGGTGGCAAAGTGGCCATGGCGGATGACCGCGACGCAGCCAAGGCGCTGATGAGCTCTGTCGACGGCAGCGTGGCGACAGAAACCCTGACCGCCTGGGCCGAATGGCTGCGGACCCATGAGTCCAGCACAGGCAAGCTTGGAACGGTGGGATGGTGCTTTGGCGGCGGCTGGTCGCTCAATGCCTCCATCGCCACGCCTGTCGATGCTACGGTTATCTATTACGGCCGCGTCAATCGTGCGTCGGAGGATTTGGTCAACTTGAAGGGACCGGTGCTGGGACATTTCGCGACGCGCGACGGTTTCATCAACAGCGATATGATTGGCGAATTCGAAAAGATGATGGCCGAAGCGAAGAAATCCCTGGAGGTCCACTGGTATGTCGCCGACCACGCCTTCGCCAATCCAACAGGCAGCCGCTATGACGAGGAAGACGCGGCGCTGGCTTGGACCAGAACGCTGACGTTCCTTGCCCGCAATCTGAAGGGTTAGCGGCAGTTCCATCCTTCGAAACAAAGGCTGCGTCACCTCCTCGGAATGAGGAGCTTGATGGCGGATCCAAACGAAAAAAGGGCCGGCCTCCCGTTCGGGGAAGTCGGCCCTTCAGTCTTGCGGTGTTGTTTAGGCGGTCAGCCGTCAGGCTGCTTTCTGCTCAATCGCCTTGGTTTTGGTCGCCGCGCTCTCGATCTGGACGGTGCGGGGCTTCTTCGCCTCCGGCACTTCACGCACCAGCGCGATATGCAGCAGTCCGTTCTCAAGCTTGGCGCCGGTTACCTTGATAAACTCCGCCAGGTCGAAGCGGCGCTCGAAGGTACGGCTGGCGATGCCGCGATGAAGATAGGTCACCTCTTGCGGTTCAGCTTTCTCCTTCGTTTCGCCACGAACGACGAGATTCCCGTCGGAAACGGTGATCTCTAGTTCATCCTCGCCGAAACCGGCCACCGCCATGGTGATGCGGTAGTCGTCTTCGCCAAGCTTTTCGATGTTGTAGGGTGGGTAGCCAACGGCCTGCTCATCGAGGCGGGTCATCCCGTCCAAAAGACGGGCCATCCGGTCGAAACCAACCGTTGAACGCAATAGTGGCGTGAGATCATAGCTTCGCATGACAATAGTCCTCCTTAACGTCGAAGCGACTTACTGACCCTCTGGCGCAACGGATACCGAATTGGTCATCCGCGGCTCTGGGGCCGTCAAAGGGCGGAACCCGACTATTCGGCGTCCCGTCCGAAACCTATTTGGGGTCGGTAAAAATCAGCGTCAAGAGGGAATTTTTCGAGAAGGTGCGCTGCGTAACTCAGCCGACGCAAAAAAGCCCTCGGGTCGCCGCTGATACGGCGCCCCGAAAGGCTTTTGACTTACCGACGGTAAGGCGTCGAACTTAGGACTTAAGGCCGAGACCCTGGAAACGCTTGTTGAACTTGGCAAGCTGGCCGCCGCTATCCATGAGGCGGTGCACGCCCGTCCAAGCCGGGTGCGTTTTGGGATCGATGTCCAGACGGAGGGTATCGCCCTCTTTGCCCATGGTTGAGCGCGTCTCGAACTCGGTGCCGTCCGTCATGATGACTTTAATCGTGTGGTAGTCTGGGTGAATGTCTGTCTTCATCGGTTCTGCTCCTGAAGTGGCGGTTTCTATAGCCGAGGTACGAAGCCAAGGCAAGGCCCGCGATCCAATTTTTCCCTGGAACTTGAGCCAAGCCGGGCAATGAGATAGCAATAAACCGTGCCGCCACTGTCAGGTTGGCCGATTCCCGGACCCAAAACGACGAAACCAGGAAAAGCAGGACACGCCGGACAATGATGCGCGAACCCTCATCCGCCGACGACCCATCACACGAGGATAAGCCGCGAAAAAAGGACTTGCGGCCGCTGGCGCGGCTCTGGCCGTTCCTCTTGCCTTACAAGAAGAACATCATCTACGCCCTTCTCGCGGTGCTGTTCTCCGTATCCATCGTGCTGACCGTTGGCTGGGGCATCCGCTTTCTGGTCGATACCGGTCTTTCCGAGGGCAGTATCGCCCTCCTCAACAAGGCCGTGATCGGTCTGTTCTTCCTCGTCCTCCTATTGGCCATCTCGGTTTACTTCCGCTTTTACAGCGTCACGTGGCTCGGCGAACGGGTCGTGGCGGACATGCGGCGTGCGGTTTTTGATCATGTGGTGAAGTTATCGCCGGCGTTTTACGAGATTACCAGAACCGGCGAAGTACTCTCGCGGGTCACCACCGACACCACACTTCTTCAAGTCGTCGTCGGCACCTCCCTACCTATCGCCGTACGCAATGTGCTGCTGTTCATCGGCGGCAGCATCGCTTTGTTCGTCACCAGTCCGAAACTCACGCTTATGGTCTTCCTGGTGCTGCCGCTGGTCATTCCGCCCATCATCATCCTGGGCAAGAAGGTGCGCCGCCTCAGCCGCGAATCCCAGGACCGGGTTGCGGATGTGGGAAGCCGTCTGAATGAAACGCTGTACGGTATTCGCGTCGTGCAGGCCTTTGGGCATGAAGCCCGCGAACGCAACCGCTTTGCCAGTGAGGCGGAGGAAGCCTTCCAGTCGGCTGTACGCCGCACCAGGGCCAGAGCCGGGCTCACTGCCATTGTCATTCTACTGGCGTTCTCGGCGGTCGCTTCCGTGCTGTGGGTTGGCGGTTACGATGTGATCGAAGGCCGACTCTCGCCCGGCGACCTCTCTGCGTTTGTGTTTTACTCGATCATCGTTTCAGGTTCGATGGGCGCGTTGTCCGAAGTTGTCGGAGATCTGCAACGCGCCGCCGGCGCAACCGAACGCATCTATGAATTGCTGGAAGTGGAACCGGATATCATCGCTCCCACGCAGATCGTACCTTTGCCGGTGCCACCGCGGGGCGAGGTTCATTTCCGGAATGTGACCTTTCGCTATCCCTCCAGACCGAGGGATGCCGCACTCGATAGGTTCGATCTGACCGTGGGTTCTGGCGAAAAAGTCGCTCTCGTGGGTCCCTCCGGCGCGGGGAAATCGACGGTTTTCCAATTGTTGCTGCGATTCTACGACCCACAAGAGGGCGAGATTCTGTTTGACGGCGTCGATCTGCGAGCCGCTGATCCCGGCCACCTGCGCGCGCGCATTGGGCTGGTGCCTCAAGAACCTACGATCTTCTCGGCCACGATCGCCGAGAACATCCGCTATGGCCGTCCCGACGCCAGCGACGAGGAAGTCGAAGCCGCTGCCACCGCGGCTTACGCAACGGAGTTCATCGACACGCTGCCCGAGAAATTCGAAACCTTTGTCGGCGAGCGCGGCGTGCGTCTGTCCGGCGGCCAGCGCCAGCGTGTCGCCATTGCCCGCGCCATCCTTCGTGACCCGGCCCTTCTTTTGCTGGATGAAGCAACCAGTTCTCTTGACGCTGAGAGCGAGCGGATGGTGCAGCAGGCCTTGGAGCGCCTGATGAAGGGCAGAACCACCTTGATCATTGCCCACCGCTTGGCGACCGTTAAGAAGGCGGATCGTATCGAGGTGATTGACAATGGCAGCATCGTCGATCGGGGAACCCACGAAGAACTGACAGCCAGAAGCGGGCTATACGAACGGCTGGCGTCCCTGCAGTTTCAAACCAGCGGGGACCTGGATACCGCAGCCTCTTGATGTTCGATCAAGCTGCCTTGCGCAGCCTGCGAACCAGCCCCAGGACTTCCTGGGCAGCAGTGGGAATGTTGGTCCCGGGCCCATAGATGGCGGCTACGCCGGCATCCTTCAGGAAGCTGTAATCCTGTTGCGGTATCACGCCGCCGCAAATCACGACGATATCTTCCGCGCCCTGATCGCGCAGAGCCTGGATAAGTTGCGGCACCAATGTTTTGTGCCCGGCTGCCTGGCTGGAGGCGCCGATAATATGGACATCATTCTCCAAGGCCTGGCGGGCCGCCTCTGCCGGCGTTTGGAACAGTGGGCCGATATCGACATCGAAACCCAAGTCGGCAAAAGCGGTGGCGATGATCTTCGCCCCGCGGTCATGGCCGTCCTGGCCCAGCTTGACGACCAGCATACGCGGGCGTCGGCCCTCTTCGTTTGCAAAGGCCTCCACATCCCGGCGAATTGCCTGGAAATCCTCGTCTTGATCATAGGCCGAGCCATATACGCCTGAGATCGATTGGGTCGTCGCCTGATAGCGCCCGTAGACCTTTTCCAGGGTGCTGGATATCTCACCGACCGTTGCCCGGGCGCGGGTGGCGACGACCGCCAGTTCAAGCAAGTTACCCTCGTCGGTTTCCGCCGCCTTGGCCAAAGCCTGGAGCGCCTGCTGACAAGCCTGCTCATCACGCTCGGCGCGGATGCGCTTCAAGCGTTCAACCTGGCCCTGCAAGACCTTTGTGTTATCGATATCCAGGGCCGGAACCGCGACATCCTCCTCCGGCTGATAACGATTGACGCCGACGATGGTTTCCTCGCCCCGGTCGACGCGCGCTTGCCAGCGGGCCGCCGACTCCTCGATGCGCAGCTTGGGCATGCCGCTCTCGACCGCCTTGGTCATACCGCCCATCTCCTCAACCTCGGCAATCAGCGCCTCGGCGTGCTGGACTAAACTGGCGGTCAGGCTTTCGACGTAGTAACTGCCGGCCAGCGGATCGACGACCTTGGTAACGCCGGTTTCCTCGGCCAGGATGAGCTGTGTGTTGCGGGCGATTCTTGCGGAGAACTTGGTCGGCAGGCCAATGGCCTCGTCGAAGGAATTGGTATGCAGCGACTGCGTGCCGCCCAGAGCAGCCGCCATCGCCTCATAGGCAGTGCGGATGATGTTGTTGTACGGGTCCTGCTCGGTCAGGCTGACCCCCGATGTCTGACAATGTGTCCTGAGCGCCAGGGAACGTTCGTCCTTTGGGTCGAACTGCCGCATCAGCTTGGACCAGAGGTAGCGCGCCGCCCGCAGCTTGGCGACTTCCATGAAAAAGTTCATGCCAATGGCAAAGAAGAAGGAAAGACGTGGAGCAAAGCGATCGACGTCCAACCCGCGTGAGCGAGCGACCCGCACATACTCCAGTCCGTCGGCCAGGGTGAAGGCAAGTTCCTGGACCGCCGTCGCTCCGGCTTCTTGCATGTGATAGCCGGAGATCGAGATTGAGTTGAAGCGTGGCATATGCTCGGCGGTAAAGGCGATGATATCGGCAACGATCCGCATAGAGGGCCGCGGCGGGTAGATATAGGTGTTGCGAACCATGAATTCCTTGAGGATGTCGTTCTGGATCGTTCCGGCAAGTTGTGCATGGGGAACCCCCTGCTCTTCTCCAGCCACGATGTAACCCGCCAAAACCGGCAACACAGCGCCGTTCATGGTCATGGAAACGGTCATCTGATCCAACGGAATGCCATCGAATAGGATCTTCATGTCCTCAACCGAGTCGATAGCGACGCCGGCCTTGCCAACATCGCCGACAACACGGGGGTGATCGCTGTCATAGCCCCGATGTGTCGCCAAATCGAAGGCGACCGATAGGCCTTTCTGACCTGCTTTCAGATTGGCCCGGTAAAAGGCATTGGAATCCTCGGCGGTTGAGAAGCCGGCATACTGGCGGATAGTCCAGGGTCGACCGGCATACATGGTCGCCTTGGGGCCACGAAGATAGGGCGCAAAACCGGGTAGCGATCCCAGCGTTTCCAATTCGGCCAGATCAGCTTCGGTGTAAAGCGGTTTGACCGCAATGCCTTCTGGCGTTTGCCAAGTAAGGTCTGAAGGGCTCTTTCCCTTCAATTCCTTTTGCGCTACCGCCTCCCAATCGGAAAGCGTCTTCTTGTCGAAACCGGCCATGCCACCGTCCTTGCCATCATCCCTCGGGCAGGACCCTTAGCTTTTCAGCTCAGGCCCGCCTATGTCGCAGTGCAATAATTTTGCCACTATAAGGCCGTGCCGCGGTCCGCGTCCATATGTCAGGGATTCGCACCGCTGTTACCGGTTAGCGCCGATGATCCGCGCCGATGGCTTCCGAGAGGCTTGCGTACCCATCCCGGCGTAAGAAGTCCGCCAAGCCCTCCTTTATCTCCGGGATCAAGTTTGGCCCCCGATAAACAAGGCCGGTGTATAACTGAACCAGGCTGGCCCCGGCGCGTATCTTCGCATAGGCGTCCGCGGCGCTGAAAATTCCCCCGACGCCTACCAGCGGCAACTTCCCTGCGGTCAAATGGTAGAAATCGGCCAGAACCTTTGTCGAAGGCGCAAAGAGCGGCCGTCCGGATAGACCGCCGGTTTGGTCTTTGCTTTCACTCCGCAGGCCGGGCGGGCGTTCGATGGTGGTATTGCAAACGATCAAACCGGACAATTCGGTCGCAAGCGCAACCTCGGCGATGTCGGCCTTGTCCTGTTCGGTCAGGTCC
It encodes the following:
- a CDS encoding ABCB family ABC transporter ATP-binding protein/permease, with protein sequence MRPTTIDSSTSSDGHWKTLRQLLPYLWQADSRGLKLRVVMALSLLVAAKLTNIYVPLILRNAVDSLSAPDASLIVAPVGLLLAYGGARVGALAFGELRDALFARVAQNAIRQVALKTFRHLHALSLRFHLERQTGGLTRAIDRGVKGIEFLLFFVLFNVLPTLLEVGLVAGLLWWLLDWRFAAVTLLTIVGYVVLTFKITEWRIGLRRAMNDADNVANTRAVDSLLNYETVKYFGNEEHEARRFDKGLLAYEKAAIRSRTSLSLLNVGQSLIISLGITVMMILAAVGVADGSLSLGDFVMVNAYLLQLAMPLNFLGTVYREIKQSLVDLEMLFRLGAEEAEIKDRPGAEELVVQGGTVVFEDVRFNYDQRRKVLKGISFTVPAGKRTAIVGPSGAGKSTISRLLFRFYEPDSGRILIDGQDIGTVTQSSLRAAIGIVPQDTVLFNDTIYYNISYGRPNAPSEDVEEAAKLARIHDFVSQLPDGYDTAVGERGLKLSGGEKQRVAIARALLKRPAIFLFDEATSSLDTATERDIQRSLSDVSRDRTTLVIAHRLSTVIDADEIIVLRDGEIAERGRHAELLSQRGVYAEMWARQQSGEEEDRGLSIRKASEMMAKPESTG
- a CDS encoding Hsp20 family protein; this translates as MRSYDLTPLLRSTVGFDRMARLLDGMTRLDEQAVGYPPYNIEKLGEDDYRITMAVAGFGEDELEITVSDGNLVVRGETKEKAEPQEVTYLHRGIASRTFERRFDLAEFIKVTGAKLENGLLHIALVREVPEAKKPRTVQIESAATKTKAIEQKAA
- the meaB gene encoding methylmalonyl Co-A mutase-associated GTPase MeaB, whose product is MNAPESLLNQARNGDRRALGRAITLIESTRRDHREQARRLLEAALPESGKAIRLGITGTPGVGKSTFIETFGLHLLEAGRRVAVVAVDPSSKRGGGSILGDKTRMPELSRSLDAFIRPSPTAGTLGGVARRTRETMLLLESVGYDVVIVETVGVGQSETAVAEMVDMFLLLLSPAGGDELQGIKKGVVELADLFLINKADGDLEKAAQRAAAEYRHALGLLKPSYKDWQPKVQLCSALTGAGISKVWETVTAFHESLAPSGALKDRRAAQAQAWFWQTLEEGLLQTLKDDPAVKAALPALEGAVRDGTTTPTLAAEDLLARFLRRS
- a CDS encoding peptidoglycan -binding protein, producing MYNLRRGGGRRAVNIWPGFVDALATLLLVIIFVLLVFVVAQFYLSTALSGREQALKRLQSEILELTEMLSLERSANADLRVNVAQLSSELQSSLKARDSLTNQLAALAGERDDLRGKLQASEQRIVILDAETAKLQDQNRDLQADIDARIAISAELSQKLEDAYKTIEADREKIEVQITELATLRELRDSLRQEVAGLQATLESRQAATEELRQELEQAYAAIDASERKVSLQVEELAILRDLRDQLQREVAALDAKIEAARTAQEDADRDLETLRDQLVSTTSALGQQVEMTEEAKAQIRLMNQQLAALRRQLASLNAALEASEALNREQEVQIVDLGQRLNAALATKVQELARYRSEFFGRLREALGDRPDIRIVGDRFVLQSEVLFNTAEAEIGEDGRAQLHQLAETLKEIAAQIPADLEWILRVDGHTDRRPIATPEFPSNWELSTARALSVVKFLVAEGIAPERLAATGFGPYQPLATGDNELALSRNRRIEFKLTER
- the rpmE gene encoding 50S ribosomal protein L31 — protein: MKTDIHPDYHTIKVIMTDGTEFETRSTMGKEGDTLRLDIDPKTHPAWTGVHRLMDSGGQLAKFNKRFQGLGLKS
- a CDS encoding flagellar motor protein MotA, coding for MNRPTRFLVRMVIFLLLVGGAGAALYPRLSGAFGANVVLNGLILFVLALGIIFIFRNVLMLFPEISFVEKLQQEGRDGPNLVMPGSVTSERAPHLLGPMVTMMGERKGRLTLSAMTLRTLLDGIASRIEEVHEISRYLIGLLVFLGLLGTFWGLLETVGAVGETIQNLSVEGGDAAGLFQDLKSGLATPLSGMGTAFSSSLFGLAGSLVLGFLELQASQAHNRFVNDLEEWLSGLTKLGGGGPIGDGEHSVPAYIQALLEQTADSLDNLQRIMARGEENRVSLDRDLALLAERMQQITDQMRGEQQVLKSLLETQHQLRPVLQRLAEADLAGGGMDDATRDHIRSMDYRLERIAGEIGKGRGEIVQEMRNEIRLLARTIAALAEDPER
- a CDS encoding dienelactone hydrolase family protein, which gives rise to MVPLQRRSLLAGIASLPLATILADPRLARAAAEETQTVTITTPGGHKVSGALALPEAKPAPTVLLIHEWWGLNDQIKTMAVEFAKQGYVALAVDLYGGKVAMADDRDAAKALMSSVDGSVATETLTAWAEWLRTHESSTGKLGTVGWCFGGGWSLNASIATPVDATVIYYGRVNRASEDLVNLKGPVLGHFATRDGFINSDMIGEFEKMMAEAKKSLEVHWYVADHAFANPTGSRYDEEDAALAWTRTLTFLARNLKG
- the rpmB gene encoding 50S ribosomal protein L28; amino-acid sequence: MARRCAFTGKGVQTGNNVSHANNRTRRRFLPNMQDAALYSEVLRKAVRVRLTTRAIRTIEHNGGIDAFLLSTPNSKLGQDALVLKRAIAKASAKREATAAA